A single window of Ctenopharyngodon idella isolate HZGC_01 chromosome 24, HZGC01, whole genome shotgun sequence DNA harbors:
- the muc2.1 gene encoding mucin-2 has protein sequence MEWRTSTVCILLLALIGIQVDSKNISPSNHVNNICSMWGNFHFKTFDGDVYQFPGMCEYNLVSDCQSLIRQFSVFVKRTEHTNGPKISRVSVSISDISVELTENQVVINGEKVTLPVHVSGILVEENTIYTRLYSKMGITVTWNKEDAVMVELDSKYSNHTCGLCGDFNGVPVYSEFIESERRIGYTEFGNKHRVPNPTHDCEDPFENIDEQNEVDQCEKYRADCVDLLEDEKWSSCSWVLDPEPYIKACTNDICSREPEDEDTTALCATLSEYSRQCSHAGGTPPTWRTAKFCAITCPYNMVHSESGSPCMDTCSHRDTNTLCEEHNIDGCFCPPGTVFDDISNTGCIPAEKCQCKHDRVYNTGEVLRKDEEECICEEGKWICESIPGPGLCAVEEGSHFTTYDGKEFTFHGDCNYVLSKDCDESKFIILGLIVPCFTHETDTCLKSVVVLFDNDKKNPLIIKADGTVQHNAEVSLPYMTADFTVFMPSSFHIMLQTSFGLQVQVQLVPLMQVYITVDQSFQDKTCGLCGNFNKVLTDDLKTPQGVVEGTAASFANAWKALSNCPDRTERMDDPCSYSSDSEHFAEHWCSKMKDKESLFAKCHASVNPDSYYKRCKYSSCTCEKSEDCLCTVFSSYARACAAKGIFLQGWREIVCEKYTENCPASQNYSYQLQSCQRTCLSLASERQSCSVDFVPVDGCACPDGFYQDENELCVPMEKCPCYHNGQKIHPGKSVTIRDEHCVCMNGKFHCRSWKTRILGCSSPKVFFNCSTAGPDEHGLECAQTCMQQEVDCFSVDCQSGCQCPLGLLDDGRGHCVKPDNCPCKHDGQFYAPGSEITMDCNKCTCRQGKWKCTHYKCPGICTIYGSGHYKTFDQQRFGFRGDCSYIAAQNNCGNKTGNFHVITENMPCGTTGTTCSKAVGILLGRTWLLLSDGTVKATDTGSGPKIKYNERNVGMYLVIDANIGLTIFWDRKTTVRIILQPQHMGDVCGLCGNFNGNGKDDFTTQGNLPTTNVLEFVDSWKVLSTCPDAKPDFNPCLETPNRETWAKIQCSIIKEDTFKDCHNKVDPNPYYENCVKDSCSCDTGGDCECFCTAVAAYAQACNDAGVCVVWRTPEICPVYCDYYNEHGECTWHYSPCIPCYKTCLNPDGICNTTLPNLEGCYPKCPEDKPFYDEQNQICLEECIPSTTTTTTTTSTTTTPVPPSPPTHIPTTTTPVPPTPSTTTPVPSTPSTPTPTTTTTSTTTTPVPPTPSTPTTTTTFSSTSPCIIYQRDLHLV, from the exons ATGGAGTGGAGAACATCTACAGTCTGCATACTGCTTCTGGCGCTTATCGGCATTCAGGTGGATTCGAAGAATA tttctcccaGTAACCATGTCAACAACATCTGCAGCATGTGGGGAAACTTCCACTTCAAGACGTTCGATGGGGACGTTTATCAGTTCCCAGGCATGTGCGAGTATAACCTGGTGTCGGACTGCCAAAGCCTCATTCGCCAGTTCTCAGTTTTTGTGAAGAGAACAGAGCACACCAATGGCCCAAAGATCAGCAGGGTGTCAGTTAGTATCAGTGACATCTCCGTTGAGTTGACCGAGAACCAGGTTGTGATCAATGGAGAAAA AGTAACACTGCCTGTGCATGTCTCAGGGATCCTTGTGGAAGAAAACACAATTTACACTAGGCTCTATTCCAAAATGGGCATCACTGTCACGTGGAACAAAGAGGATGCAGTTATG GTGGAACTGGACTCCAAATATTCCAATCACACTTGTGGACTGTGTGGTGATTTTAATGGAGTTCCAGTTTATAGTGAGTTCATTGAATCTG AACGGAGGATTGGCTATACTGAGTTTGGAAATAAGCACAGAGTTCCCAACCCAACACATGACTGCGAAGATCCTTTTGAAAACATCGATGAGCAAAATGAGGTGGACCAATGTGAAAAATAT CGGGCAGATTGTGTAGACCTTTTGGAGGATGAAAAGTGGTCTTCTTGTAGCTGGGTTTTGGACCCTGAGCCATATATCAAGGCCTGTACAAATGATATCTGTTCGCGTGAACCTGAAGACGAAGACACCACAGCACTCTGTGCGACTTTGTCTGAATATTCACGTCAGTGTTCGCACGCTGGAGGAACTCCGCCGACCTGGAGAACAGCAAAATTCTGTG CCATCACATGCCCCTACAATATGGTACATTCTGAAAGCGGCTCCCCCTGTATGGACACATgctcacacagagacacaaacacactgtgtgAGGAACACAACATCGATGGCTGCTTCTGCCCACCAG GAACTGTGTTTGATGACATTTCAAACACGGGCTGCATCCCAGCAGAAAAGTGTCAGTGCAAGCATGACCGTGTCTACAACACAGGAGAGGTTCTTCGCAAAGACGAGGAAGAATG TATATGTGAGGAGGGAAAGTGGATCTGTGAGAGTATTCCTGGTCCTGGCCTGTGCGCGGTAGAGGAAGGATCTCACTTCACCACTTACGACGGGAAAGAATTCACTTTCCATGGAGACTGCAACTATGTGCTCTCAAAA gaCTGTGATGAGTCCAAGTTCATCATATTGGGTCTGATTGTTCCTTGTTTTACTCATGAAACGGACACCTGCTTGAAATCTGTTGTGGTGCTGTTTGACAACGACAagaaaaat CCTCTGATTATTAAAGCTGATGGGACGGTACAACACAATGCAGAAGTTTCACTTCCTTACATGACAG CTGACTTCACGGTGTTCATGCCGTCATCATTTCACATCATGCTTCAGACCTCCTTTGGGCTGCAGGTGCAGGTACAGCTGGTGCCTCTTATGCAGGTGTACATCACTGTGGACCAAAGCTTCCAGGACAAGACTTGTG gtcTCTGTGGAAATTTTAATAAAGTGCTGACTGATGACCTGAAGACTCCTCAGGGAGTGGTGGAGGGTACAGCGGCTTCCTTCGCTAATGCCTGGAAGGCCCTTTCCAACTGCCCTGACCGCACTGAGAGGATGGACGACCCTTGTTCCTACAGCAGTGACAGTG AGCACTTTGCTGAGCACTGGTGTTCCAAGATGAAGGACAAGGAGAGCCTCTTTGCCAAATGTCACGCCAGTGTCAATCCAGACAGCTACTACAAA AGATGCAAATACTCTAGCTGTACCTGTGAGAAGAGCGAGGACTGTCTGTGTACGGTGTTCTCCTCATACGCCCGGGCCTGTGCGGCTAAAGGAATATTCCTCCAAGGCTGGCGAGAAATTGTGTGTG AGAAGTATACAGAGAACTGCCCGGCCTCGCAGAACTACTCCTATCAGCTGCAGAGCTGCCAGCGTACCTGTCTTTCTCTCGCCTCTGAGCGCCAAAGCTGCAGCGTTGACTTTGTGCCCGTTGATGGATGCGCATGTCCAGATGGATTCTACCAGGATGAGAATGAACTGTGTGTACCTATGGAAAAATGTCCATGTTACCACAATGGACAGAAAATCCATCCCGGCAAGTCTGTCACCATTAGGGATGAACACTG TGTTTGCATGAATGGAAAGTTCCACTGTCGTTCCTGGAAAACCCGAATTCTGG GATGTTCCTCTCCAAAGGTTTTCTTCAACTGCAGTACAGCAGGCCCAGATGAACATGGATTGGAGTGTGCACAGACTTGTATGCAACAGGAAGTTGACTGT TTCTCGGTGGACTGTCAATCCGGCTGCCAGTGTCCTTTAGGTCTATTGGATGATGGCAGAGGACACTGCGTTAAACCGGATAACTGCCCATGTAAACATGATGGACAGTTTTATGCACCAGGATCTGAGATAACCATGGATTGCAATAAATG CACTTGCCGACAAGGAAAATGGAAATGTACACATTATAAGTGTCCCGGCATTTGCACCATATACGGCAGTGGACATTATAAAACTTTTGATCAGCAAAGATTTGGCTTCAGGGGAGACTGCAGTTATATTGCTGCTCAG AACAATTGTGGAAATAAAACTGGCAATTTTCATGTGATCACCGAGAATATGCCTTGTGGAACAACAGGAACTACATGTTCAAAGGCTGTAGGGATACTTTTGGGG aggaCTTGGCTGCTGCTTTCTGATGGGACTGTAAAAGCCACTGATACTGGAAGTGGTCCAAAGATCAAGTACAATGAGAGAAACGTCGGGATGTACCTTGTCATTGATGCTAATATCGGACTGACAATTTTTTGGGACCGCAAAACCACCGTCCGCATTATTCTGCAACCTCAGCACATG GGAGACGTTTGTGGCTTGTGTGGAAATTTCAATGGAAATGGAAAAGATGACTTCACCACTCAGGGAAATTTGCCAACTACAAATGTATTGGAGTTTGTGGACAGCTGGAAAGTGTTAAGCACCTGCCCTGATGCAAAACCAGACTTTAACCCGTGCCTTGAGACCCCCAATCGAGAGACATGGGCAAAAATACAATGTAGCATCATAAAAGAAGATACATTCAAAGACTGCCATAACAAG GTGGATCCAAACCCATATTATGAGAACTGTGTGAAGGACTCTTGCTCATGTGACACAGGTGGAGATTGTGAGTGCTTCTGTACAGCTGTGGCAGCTTACGCTCAAGCCTGCAATGATGCGGGTGTTTGTGTAGTGTGGAGAACACCTGAGATCTGCC CTGTGTACTGTGACTACTACAATGAACATGGAGAATGCACATGGCACTACAGTCCTTGTATACCTTGCTACAAAACCTGTCTCAACCCTGATGGTATCTGCAATACCACTTTACCCAACCTGGAAG gatGTTATCCAAAATGTCCAGAGGATAAGCCTTTTTATGATGAGCAAAATCAGATCTGTTTGGAGGAATGTATACCATCTACCACAACGACAACTACCACAACGTCTACTACAacaacaccagtacctcccTCACCACCTACCCATATACCGACAactacaacaccagtacctcccacaccatctactacaacaccagtacctTCCACACCATCTACCCCCACACCGACAACTACAACAACGTCTACTACAacaacaccagtacctcccacaccatCTACCCCCACCACAACTACCACATTTTCATCAACGTCACCATGTATTATAT